One Cryptomeria japonica chromosome 9, Sugi_1.0, whole genome shotgun sequence genomic window carries:
- the LOC131080029 gene encoding uncharacterized protein LOC131080029: protein MWACLGLRNCFITPSWVICCNHFMEETCDSEALWDSGGDCFLSDRFNELDRLFIADDAQSTTSNTSCMEDLDEKEYKCREFGDPIPQNYIQYLAKASDDELGLPPNLDGFADEMLQGNDMDLDFDVERSERKVDDSHFWLSLLQG from the coding sequence ATGTGGGCATGTTTAGGGCTTCGCAATTGTTTCATAACACCCAGTTGGGTGATTTGCTGCAATCATTTCATGGAGGAAACGTGTGATTCAGAGGCTCTTTGGGATTCAGGAGGAGATTGTTTTCTGTCTGATAGATTCAATGAATTGGATCGTTTGTTCATAGCAGATGATGCACAATCTACAACTAGTAATACCAGTTGCATGGAAGATTTGGATGAAAAAGAGTACAAATGCAGAGAATTTGGAGACCCAATTCCGCAGAACTATATACAGTATCTAGCGAAAGCCTCAGATGATGAGCTTGGCTTGCCTCCCAATCTTGATGGGTTTGCAGATGAAATGCTTCAGggcaatgacatggatttggactTTGATGTGGAGCGTAGTGAAAGAAAAGTGGATGATTCACACTTCTGGCTTTCTCTCTTGCAAGGCTAA